The Hyperolius riggenbachi isolate aHypRig1 chromosome 3, aHypRig1.pri, whole genome shotgun sequence genome window below encodes:
- the LOC137562621 gene encoding zinc finger protein 84-like, with product MFLYKSYLVIHKRSHTGEKPYSCAECGKCFGYKAYLVKHQRTHERVLVTPNIPPDSPHMSNPEGPHTQYSSRTAGRSHSCSMCGKCFVLKSNLVIHERSHTDEKPYSCAKCGTCFGHKSHLVIHERSHTGENSYSCAECGKCFMFKSKLVRHEKSHTGEKPYSCSECGKCFLCKSKLVRHERLHTGEKPYSCSECGKCFVCKSKLVIHEQSHTGEMPYSCAECGKGFLWKTLLVLHERSHTGEKPYSCAECGKCYAHKSHLLHHKRSHTGEKPHLCNECGKCFAQKSSLRLHERSHTGEKPYSCAECGKCFAEKSRLVRHERSHTGEKPYSCAKCGKCFTQKSELVIHERFHTGEKPYSCPECGKCFVQKSNLVSHERAHTGEKPYSCAKCGKYFTQKSYLVMHERSHTGEKPYSCPECGKCFARKSYLDSHERSHTGEKPYSCAECGKCFARKSHLDSHEKSHTGEKPYSCAECGKCFAHKSYLLIHERSHTGK from the coding sequence atgtttttataCAAATCTTATCTTGTCATACACAagagatcacacactggtgagaagccatattcatgtgctgagtgtgggaaatgttttgggtataAAGCATACCTTGTCAAACATCAGAGAACTCATGAGAGGGTCCTAGTTACGCctaatattcccccagactcccctcacatgtctaaccctgaggggcctcatacccagtacAGCTCTCGCACTGCTGGACGATCTCATTCCTGTtccatgtgtgggaaatgttttgtgctgaaatcaaATCTTGTTATACACGAGAGGTCTCACACtgatgagaagccatattcatgtgctaagTGTGGTACATGTTTTGGACATAAATCACATttagtcatacatgagagatctcacactggtgagaattcctattcatgtgctgagtgtgggaaatgttttatgttCAAATCcaagcttgtcagacatgagaaatcacacactggtgagaagccatattcatgttcggagtgtgggaaatgttttttatgcAAATCAAAACTTGTCAGACACGAGAGAttgcacactggtgagaagccatattcatgttctgagtgtgggaaatgttttgtatgcaaatcaaaacttgtcatacatgagcaatctcacactggagaaatgccctattcatgtgccgagtgtgggaaaggttttttaTGGAAAACTCTGCTTGTTctacatgaaagatctcacaccggtgagaagccatattcatgtgctgagtgtgggaaatgttatgcaCATAAATCACATCTTCTCCATCATaagagatcccacactggtgagaagccccatTTATgtaatgagtgtgggaaatgtttcgcaCAGAAATCAAGTCTTCGCCTtcatgagagatcccacactggtgaaaagccatattcatgtgctgagtgtgggaaatgttttgcagagaAATCAAGACTTGTTagacatgaaagatctcacactggtgaaaaaccatattcatgtgctaagtgtgggaaatgttttacacagAAATCAGAACTTGTGATtcatgagagatttcacactggtgagaagccatattcatgccctgagtgtgggaaatgttttgtacagaaatcaaatCTTGTGAGTCATGAGAGAGCTCACACTggagaaaagccctattcatgtgctaagtgtgggaaatattttacacagaaatcatatcttgtcatgcatgagagatctcacactggtgagaagccatattcatgccctgagtgtgggaaatgttttgctcggAAATCATATCTtgacagtcatgagagatctcacactggtgagaagccatattcatgtgctgagtgtgggaaatgttttgctcggaaatcacatcttgacagtcatgagaaatctcacactggtgagaagccatattcatgtgctgagtgtgggaaatgttttgcacataaaTCATATCTTcttatacatgagagatctcacacaggtaAGTAA